CATGGTGCCCCAGTACGAGGAGCTCTTCGCCCGCGCGCGAAAGGCCGGCCTCAAGTGCACCGTGCACACCGGCGAGACCAAGGGCACCGGCGCCGAGGGCGTCATGGCCGTGGTGGAGAAGCTCAAGCCCCACCGCATCGGCCACGGCATCCGCGCCGCCTACGACGAGACGGCCATGAAGATGCTCCGCGAGAACGACGTGGTGCTCGAGCTGTGCCCCACCTCCAACATCCACACCCGCGCCGTGGAGGGCATCGACGAGCTCAAGCACATCATGCGCACCTTCTGGGACCGCGGCGTCAAGTTCACCCTCAACACCGACGGCACCTACCTGCTCGAGACGGACATGGCCCGCGAGGTGGAGCTCGTCGAGAAGAACGGCATCCTCACCCCCGAGCAGGTGGACCAGACGCTCGCCTGGGCCCGTCAGTACTCCTTCATCCCCACCTGAGGTCTATGTACCGCATCGCCCGCGCCCTCCTCTTCCTCCTCTCCGCCGAGCGCGCCCACCGGTTGGGGATGACCCTGTTGCGATGGCTCGGGCACCTGTCGGGGATGTGTCGCGGCATGCGCGCGCGGACGCTCGCCGCCGTCACCTATGACGCCTCGGTGAAGGTGGCGGGCCTGGAGCTCGCCCACCCCGTGGCGCTCGCCGCGGGCCTCGACAAGGAGGCCGAGGCCGTGGACGGACTGCTGGCGCTCGGCTTCTCCGCGGTGGAGGTGGGCACGCTCACCCCTCGGGCCCAGCCGGGCAACCCGAAGCCGCGCCTCTTCCGCATCCCCGAGCACCGCGCCCTCATCAACCGCATGGGCTTCAACAACCACGGCGCCGCCAACGCGGCCGAGCACCTCCGCGCGCGCTCGTGGCACCCCGCCCCCGTGGGAGTGAACATCGGCAAGAACAAGGACACGCCGCTGGAGCGCGCCGTGGACGACTACGTCGCCTGCGTGGACACGCTGGCCCCCCTCGGGGACTACGTGGTGGTCAACGCCAGCTCGCCCAACACCCCCGGCCTGCGCAAGCTGCAGGAGCCCGAGCAGCTCACCGCGCTCCTGCGCGCCGTGAAGGAGCGGCTCTCCCGGGTCGCCCCCGGCAAGCCCCTCTTCCTCAAGATCGCCCCGGATCTCACCCCCGAGGCCGTGGACGAGGTGGTGGACGTGGCGCTCGCGTGCGGACTGGACGGGCTCATCGCCACCAACACCACCATCGCCCGCCCCTTCGAGCACCCGCTGGCGAAGGAGGCCGGCGGTCTGTCCGGGGCCCCCGCGCGCGAGCCGGCCAACGCCGTCATCCGCCGGGCCTTCGCTCGCAGCGGGGGCACCCTGCCCCTCATCGGCGTGGGCGGCGTCTTCACCGCCGAGGACGTGTACGAGAAGCTGCGTGCCGGAGCCTCGGCCGTGCAGGTGTACACGGGCTTCATCTACGAGGGCCCGGGCATGGTGCGCCGGCTGCTCGAGGGACTCGGTCCGCTGCTGGCTCGGGACGGTTTCCGCTCGGTGCGCGAGGCCATTGGGGCCGACCACCGTGTCCCTCCGCCGGCCGCCGCCGTGCCCGAGCGCCAGGCCTCGCACCCCCAGGCCTGAGTCCCTCCGAGTAAAAGCGGGGCGCTCGCCGGATCCTTGGAGTGCAACCGACGAGCGCCCCTCACAGTGCCGTGGCTGCACGGCACGTGAAGATATTCTACTTCCGATCCTCGTCGGACTGCACGTCAAGAGCACCACTGACGGTGCTCACTTCCACGTCGTGCTCCCCGTTGCCGTAGCGATGCTTGGCGGAGCCCAGGCTCACATCACGCCCGTTGAAGTGGCCGCCCACGGAGGAGTACTCCACGTTGGCGCCCGCGCCGCGCGGCAGCTTCAGCTTCACGTCGCCGGAGACGGTGCTCACCTCGGTGTCCGCGAGTGCCTCGGGCGCCAGCTTCACGTTCCCGCTCACCGCGGCCACCTCCAGCTTCCCGCGCGAGCCCTCGAGCGACGCGTCGCCGCTCACCACGGACACGTCCTGATTCCCCGCCACGCCGGACACCTTCACCGGCGCCTCCACCGAGCTCACCTCCAGCGAGGAGTCGCGCGGCACCTTCACCACGAAGTGCGTGGCCACCGGGTCCGAGCAGCCGCGGAGCTTCCCGCAGGTGCTGCCGCAGCACAGCC
This is a stretch of genomic DNA from Archangium violaceum. It encodes these proteins:
- a CDS encoding quinone-dependent dihydroorotate dehydrogenase; translation: MYRIARALLFLLSAERAHRLGMTLLRWLGHLSGMCRGMRARTLAAVTYDASVKVAGLELAHPVALAAGLDKEAEAVDGLLALGFSAVEVGTLTPRAQPGNPKPRLFRIPEHRALINRMGFNNHGAANAAEHLRARSWHPAPVGVNIGKNKDTPLERAVDDYVACVDTLAPLGDYVVVNASSPNTPGLRKLQEPEQLTALLRAVKERLSRVAPGKPLFLKIAPDLTPEAVDEVVDVALACGLDGLIATNTTIARPFEHPLAKEAGGLSGAPAREPANAVIRRAFARSGGTLPLIGVGGVFTAEDVYEKLRAGASAVQVYTGFIYEGPGMVRRLLEGLGPLLARDGFRSVREAIGADHRVPPPAAAVPERQASHPQA
- a CDS encoding DUF4097 family beta strand repeat-containing protein encodes the protein MNLALLLVLAAAPASQSWKFETDGSPKVTISNVSGSIRVEATDGKTVSVEVKQEGDEAERARFPVEVEQDGDEVSVRLCCGSTCGKLRGCSDPVATHFVVKVPRDSSLEVSSVEAPVKVSGVAGNQDVSVVSGDASLEGSRGKLEVAAVSGNVKLAPEALADTEVSTVSGDVKLKLPRGAGANVEYSSVGGHFNGRDVSLGSAKHRYGNGEHDVEVSTVSGALDVQSDEDRK